The following are encoded together in the Arcticibacterium luteifluviistationis genome:
- a CDS encoding Fur family transcriptional regulator, whose translation MNPNNSNFDSAKQIFLAFLENKQLRRTPERFAILEEIYSRTDHFDVDDLYISMKNKKYQVSRATVYNTLDLLVECDLVTKHQFGKNLAQYEKSFGSRQHDHLICLDCHKVEEFCDPRIQNIQTMVGSALKFDVMHHSLIFYGNCKKENCENKTV comes from the coding sequence ATGAATCCAAATAATTCAAATTTTGATTCTGCAAAACAAATTTTTCTTGCTTTTTTGGAGAACAAGCAGCTTCGCCGAACTCCGGAACGCTTCGCTATATTGGAAGAAATCTATAGCCGTACCGACCACTTTGATGTAGATGACTTATACATCTCCATGAAAAACAAGAAGTATCAAGTTAGCAGAGCCACCGTTTATAACACCCTTGACCTTCTAGTAGAATGCGACCTTGTTACCAAGCATCAGTTTGGTAAAAACTTAGCTCAGTACGAGAAATCCTTTGGTTCAAGGCAGCACGATCATCTTATTTGCTTAGACTGTCATAAGGTAGAAGAGTTCTGCGATCCTAGAATTCAGAATATTCAAACGATGGTGGGTAGTGCTTTAAAGTTTGATGTGATGCATCATTCTTTAATATTTTATGGCAACTGCAAAAAGGAAAATTGCGAAAACAAAACAGTTTAA
- a CDS encoding adenylosuccinate synthase, with the protein MVDILLGLQWGDEGKGKIVDVLAPNYKVVARFQGGPNAGHTLEFDGIKHVLHQIPSGVFRKDCDNIIGNGVVLDPVIFKKEIDSLTEKFKMDLSQNLIISTKASIIIPTHRLLDAAQEKAKGVNKIGSTLKGIGPTYTDKVGRHGLRVGDILSPTFKEKYNKLVAKHKQQLSFLEFEIEGLEETEKVFFEACEFLKTFKITETEYTVNKHLEDGEKVLAEGAQGSLLDIDFGSYPFVTSSSTTASGVCAGLGVAPGKIGEVYGIFKAYCTRVGSGPFPTELEDATGELMRKEGNEFGATTGRPRRCGWLDIPALKYTVMLNGVTQLVMMKADVLNIFKELEVCVAYKLADGTVTEQMPFDICDEKVTPIYETVKGWDCSLEGITDFDKLPQELKDYVKYIEDKVGVSITYVSTSPDRTATIKR; encoded by the coding sequence ATGGTAGATATATTATTGGGTTTACAGTGGGGTGACGAAGGAAAAGGAAAGATAGTAGATGTATTGGCTCCAAACTACAAAGTGGTTGCCAGATTTCAAGGTGGACCTAACGCAGGTCACACATTAGAGTTTGACGGAATAAAGCACGTTTTACATCAAATCCCTTCTGGAGTCTTTAGAAAAGACTGTGACAATATCATAGGTAATGGTGTCGTTTTAGACCCTGTTATTTTCAAAAAAGAAATTGATAGTCTTACGGAGAAGTTCAAAATGGACTTGTCTCAAAATCTTATCATTTCTACAAAAGCGTCAATCATAATTCCTACGCACAGACTTTTGGATGCTGCTCAGGAAAAAGCGAAAGGTGTAAACAAAATAGGTTCTACTCTAAAAGGAATAGGACCTACTTATACTGACAAAGTTGGTCGTCATGGTCTTAGAGTAGGTGATATCTTATCTCCTACTTTCAAGGAAAAATACAATAAGCTAGTTGCTAAACATAAGCAACAATTGAGCTTCCTCGAATTTGAGATTGAAGGTTTGGAAGAAACTGAGAAAGTTTTCTTTGAAGCTTGCGAATTCTTAAAAACATTCAAAATTACGGAAACTGAATACACCGTAAACAAACATTTAGAAGACGGAGAAAAAGTTTTAGCAGAAGGAGCTCAAGGCTCTCTACTAGATATTGACTTCGGTTCATACCCATTTGTAACTAGCTCTTCTACTACCGCCTCTGGCGTGTGTGCAGGTCTAGGAGTGGCTCCAGGGAAAATTGGTGAAGTTTACGGAATTTTTAAAGCATACTGTACTAGAGTTGGTAGCGGTCCTTTTCCTACAGAACTGGAAGATGCTACTGGTGAACTAATGCGTAAAGAAGGTAATGAATTTGGTGCTACTACTGGCCGTCCTAGAAGATGTGGTTGGTTAGATATCCCTGCTCTTAAATATACCGTCATGCTTAATGGTGTTACACAGCTAGTGATGATGAAAGCTGACGTATTAAACATTTTTAAGGAGCTAGAAGTATGTGTAGCTTATAAACTAGCAGACGGAACAGTTACGGAGCAAATGCCATTTGATATTTGTGATGAAAAAGTAACTCCAATTTACGAAACAGTAAAAGGATGGGACTGCTCTTTAGAAGGTATCACGGATTTTGACAAATTACCTCAAGAACTTAAGGACTACGTTAAATACATTGAAGATAAAGTAGGTGTTTCTATCACTTATGTATCTACTAGCCCTGACAGAACAGCAACTATAAAACGATAA
- a CDS encoding TonB-dependent receptor: protein MKKLYTLLLLLITLPVLSQTIISGKVSDKKGEALPFANISLEGTYDGGSSDIDGNFSFSTEEKGEHILQISMIGYKTLKENIIIAETELSFDLKLTESINSLNAVVVTAGMFEASDEKKMVMLKPMDIVTTAGAGADIVSVMQFLPGANRVGETEGLFVRGGSANETKTVIDGMIVQNPFFSSTPDVPQRGRFNPFMFKGTAFSTGGYSAMYGQALSSVLLLNTQDKQGDNSNINLGLNMAGATASYTHKGWITGTVNYTNLSPLLNLVKTNIDFEKVPQGFGTSLTINENFDNNSSLKVYGTYTDNSSALVLPTYDEQNGTYLFENNNVNTFTNASYRRSFDDGNWIMQAGLSYSNNKDNLLIDDVNSDRNDKRTQARMVWSRLFGEEQSSSFNFGAEYHDIKLSNLYDQYQLNLDDKFTSVFAESEFYITSKLAGRLGLRTEHSSIIDEMNLAPRVSLAYKVGKYAQFSLAAGRFYQNPDKEYLYINQNLGYENADHVILNYQVKKNDRTFRTEVFYKKYNNLVSEETESFDPNPYRFPTGLTDNSGKGYAQGFDVFFRDQKSLKSGDFWLTYSYLDTERQFKNYSSQVLPSFASKHNFSAIYKQFFDAIATNVGVTFTHTSGRPIYTINEDFKDVEYTKAFQNLSLSASHVKQFGNQFVVFYATLDNVLGRNNIFGYRYSADGKERYAVKPTSNRSFFFGINWTIGQLNGRSKEADLNF from the coding sequence ATGAAAAAACTATACACTCTTTTACTTCTTCTAATCACACTACCCGTTTTAAGCCAAACCATTATTAGCGGAAAAGTGAGTGACAAAAAAGGAGAAGCCCTACCTTTTGCCAACATCTCTTTAGAAGGAACCTATGATGGCGGCTCTTCTGACATTGACGGAAACTTCAGTTTTAGCACCGAAGAAAAAGGCGAGCACATCCTTCAAATTTCTATGATTGGTTATAAAACTTTAAAAGAGAATATCATTATCGCTGAAACTGAATTATCATTTGACCTTAAACTTACCGAAAGCATTAACTCCCTAAATGCTGTGGTGGTAACAGCCGGAATGTTTGAAGCATCAGACGAAAAGAAAATGGTGATGCTTAAGCCTATGGATATTGTCACCACGGCAGGTGCAGGTGCCGACATTGTGTCTGTTATGCAATTTCTCCCTGGAGCCAACCGTGTAGGTGAAACCGAAGGCCTTTTTGTAAGAGGTGGCTCCGCCAATGAAACTAAGACCGTTATAGACGGAATGATAGTACAAAATCCATTTTTTAGTAGTACGCCAGATGTACCACAGCGTGGACGATTTAATCCATTTATGTTTAAAGGCACGGCCTTTAGCACTGGAGGATACTCCGCCATGTATGGTCAAGCCCTTTCTTCAGTACTTTTATTAAACACACAAGACAAGCAAGGCGACAACAGTAATATAAACCTGGGACTTAATATGGCAGGAGCCACGGCTTCATACACACATAAAGGCTGGATAACAGGAACTGTCAATTACACCAACCTCTCTCCCCTCCTTAATCTTGTCAAAACTAACATTGACTTTGAAAAAGTGCCTCAAGGATTTGGAACATCATTAACTATCAATGAAAACTTTGACAACAACAGTTCTTTAAAAGTATACGGTACTTATACCGACAATTCATCTGCATTAGTATTGCCAACCTACGATGAGCAAAACGGCACTTACCTTTTTGAGAATAACAATGTCAACACATTTACAAATGCCTCTTACAGACGCTCTTTTGATGATGGAAACTGGATTATGCAAGCAGGTTTGTCCTACAGTAATAATAAAGACAACCTGCTCATTGACGACGTCAACTCTGACAGAAACGACAAAAGAACGCAGGCCAGAATGGTTTGGAGCAGGTTATTTGGCGAAGAGCAAAGCAGCTCATTTAATTTTGGAGCAGAATATCACGATATCAAGCTCTCTAATCTTTATGACCAATATCAGCTAAACTTAGACGATAAATTCACGAGCGTTTTTGCCGAATCAGAGTTCTATATCACCTCTAAACTAGCTGGGAGATTAGGCTTAAGAACAGAGCATTCATCTATCATAGATGAGATGAACTTAGCCCCGAGAGTTTCGCTGGCTTATAAAGTTGGAAAATATGCACAGTTTTCTTTAGCAGCTGGTAGGTTTTATCAAAACCCAGACAAAGAGTACTTATATATCAATCAAAACCTAGGTTATGAAAATGCAGACCATGTCATTTTAAATTACCAAGTAAAGAAAAACGACAGAACCTTTAGAACTGAAGTTTTCTACAAGAAGTACAACAACTTGGTAAGCGAAGAGACAGAAAGCTTTGACCCAAATCCCTACAGGTTTCCGACAGGATTAACGGATAACTCGGGAAAAGGTTACGCACAAGGTTTTGATGTATTCTTTCGAGACCAAAAATCATTAAAAAGCGGAGATTTCTGGCTAACCTACTCTTACCTTGACACCGAGCGTCAATTTAAAAATTACAGTAGCCAAGTACTCCCTAGCTTTGCATCAAAGCATAACTTCTCTGCTATTTACAAACAATTCTTTGATGCCATAGCCACCAATGTGGGTGTAACATTTACACACACTTCAGGCAGACCAATTTACACCATAAACGAAGATTTCAAAGATGTAGAATACACCAAAGCTTTTCAAAACCTAAGTTTAAGTGCCAGTCATGTTAAGCAGTTTGGAAATCAGTTTGTGGTCTTCTACGCTACGCTTGATAATGTACTAGGACGAAATAACATATTTGGTTATCGCTATTCTGCCGATGGCAAAGAAAGATACGCCGTAAAACCAACATCAAACCGCTCTTTCTTTTTTGGAATTAACTGGACCATTGGCCAGCTAAACGGTAGAAGTAAAGAAGCAGACCTTAATTTTTAA
- a CDS encoding histidine kinase, which yields MIGSPLYSKPFLSDELKTLELQTAWGDIEIIGGDHEEYRIEVYPFKRGLFNLFFQERMSKAAFERLQFRIVKEGDTLIIKRLSSPRSWFDALFSGSQVSFRIFAPKNLSVKVNSRIGDVTLINIEGKHFIKSSVGKTTLKGVSGEVKTAGKNFGGGLFIQHCNGNIELHTSGGNVNVLSSEGTHTYSTNGGNIDIADFTGNLSVKTKGGNIKVNRLSGELKALSWGGNVNLRGMRANIAATTKGGNIKADMDELKEFLFLESSGGNVTSYIPQNANMTLDARGSRVKNYGGFHFNGLTARNQLNGVANNGGVNVTLRSRGGNVKIYEHHTSETRPTPARAKADYSSNAIVKPLPQSKATSSTPTPSNTSSTKPTPSTSYKNVKPRKKEKRDWKFKPYIPSFTQALYAFLFTVLFVYGLNSITYFTSELFNPTSLEAEQNKAVALLNLTTGLSSFLGVILFLTFLEQYIQPKWGKYLVLIGLTTFSFLVIHMVINGYAASQANPQEFWQYFNRITQPKDYYISSNLAYIFYGVIPSFVGCIFYAFWSRSTNLNRKISEQEYQLLTMEKLKTQAQLTALEARINPHFLYNSLNSIAGLIHEDQDKAEDMTVELSKLFRASTGRNNKSNHTIGEEISLVKSYLAIEQMRFGDRLKFNIDVQDSLNDRLIPRFLLQPLVENAIKHGISKIASHGEIKVTIQEIEDHIQIDIHDNGPDFGESVSGGYGLKSVKDKLAMIYGDQASLEISNDPIKNIQISIDKKHDLQDTIN from the coding sequence ATGATAGGCTCCCCCTTATATAGCAAGCCATTTTTAAGCGATGAACTCAAAACTCTTGAGCTACAAACCGCATGGGGTGATATTGAAATTATTGGTGGTGACCACGAGGAATACAGAATTGAGGTATACCCCTTTAAAAGAGGTTTGTTTAATCTTTTTTTTCAAGAGCGAATGAGCAAAGCTGCTTTTGAACGACTTCAATTTAGAATTGTAAAAGAAGGAGACACCCTCATCATCAAAAGGCTATCTTCTCCAAGAAGCTGGTTTGACGCATTATTTTCAGGTTCTCAGGTCTCATTTAGAATTTTTGCTCCAAAAAATTTATCAGTTAAAGTAAACTCAAGAATAGGTGATGTTACACTTATAAATATTGAAGGAAAACACTTTATCAAAAGTTCGGTAGGAAAAACAACCCTTAAAGGAGTAAGTGGCGAAGTGAAAACAGCCGGAAAGAACTTTGGAGGAGGTCTTTTCATACAGCATTGTAATGGGAATATAGAACTCCATACCAGCGGAGGTAATGTTAATGTACTAAGTTCAGAAGGAACCCACACGTATAGCACAAATGGTGGTAATATTGACATTGCAGATTTTACTGGCAATCTGAGTGTCAAAACTAAGGGTGGAAATATAAAAGTAAACAGGCTCTCTGGTGAATTAAAAGCACTCAGCTGGGGAGGGAATGTCAATTTACGAGGCATGCGAGCCAACATAGCCGCTACCACTAAAGGCGGCAACATAAAGGCAGACATGGATGAGCTGAAAGAGTTTTTATTTCTAGAGAGCAGTGGAGGAAATGTAACTAGCTATATCCCTCAAAATGCTAATATGACTTTAGATGCCAGAGGCAGTAGAGTCAAAAATTATGGAGGTTTCCATTTTAACGGTTTGACGGCTAGAAACCAGCTGAACGGTGTTGCTAATAATGGAGGTGTGAATGTAACGCTCAGAAGTCGTGGAGGGAATGTCAAAATTTATGAGCATCACACTTCTGAGACAAGGCCAACTCCAGCAAGAGCAAAAGCAGATTATTCTAGCAATGCAATAGTTAAACCCTTACCTCAGTCCAAAGCCACTTCCTCAACGCCTACTCCTTCGAATACTTCCTCTACCAAGCCTACTCCTTCTACCAGTTATAAAAACGTAAAGCCTAGGAAGAAAGAAAAAAGAGATTGGAAATTTAAGCCTTATATCCCCTCATTTACCCAAGCCTTATACGCATTTCTGTTTACTGTTCTTTTTGTTTATGGATTAAACAGTATTACCTATTTCACCTCGGAGCTTTTTAATCCTACATCTTTAGAAGCAGAGCAAAACAAAGCCGTAGCCCTATTAAACCTCACTACCGGACTTTCTTCTTTTTTAGGTGTCATTTTATTCTTGACTTTTCTGGAGCAATATATTCAGCCAAAATGGGGGAAGTACTTAGTCTTGATTGGCCTCACTACATTTTCGTTTCTAGTCATTCATATGGTCATAAATGGATATGCGGCTAGCCAAGCAAATCCGCAGGAGTTCTGGCAATACTTTAATAGAATTACACAACCGAAAGACTACTATATTTCTTCGAACCTAGCTTATATCTTTTATGGTGTAATACCCTCTTTTGTTGGTTGCATTTTCTATGCATTCTGGAGCCGTTCTACTAATCTTAACAGGAAGATATCTGAGCAAGAATACCAACTGCTCACCATGGAAAAGCTAAAAACACAGGCTCAGCTTACCGCTTTGGAAGCTAGAATAAACCCCCACTTTCTTTATAATTCGCTTAACAGCATTGCTGGGCTTATTCATGAAGACCAAGATAAGGCAGAAGATATGACCGTGGAGTTATCTAAACTTTTCAGGGCTTCTACCGGAAGAAACAATAAAAGCAACCATACCATAGGCGAAGAAATAAGCCTAGTAAAATCTTACCTCGCCATAGAACAAATGCGTTTTGGCGATAGGTTGAAATTTAATATTGACGTACAAGATTCTTTAAACGATAGATTGATACCACGATTTCTTTTACAGCCTTTGGTAGAAAATGCTATTAAACATGGAATTTCTAAAATAGCTTCTCACGGCGAAATCAAAGTTACTATTCAGGAAATAGAAGACCATATTCAAATTGACATTCATGACAACGGCCCAGATTTTGGCGAATCTGTTTCTGGCGGATATGGCCTTAAAAGTGTCAAAGACAAACTTGCAATGATATATGGAGACCAAGCATCTCTTGAAATCAGCAATGACCCCATTAAAAATATTCAAATTAGCATAGACAAAAAACATGATTTACAAGACACTATTAATTGA